A region from the Catellatospora sp. TT07R-123 genome encodes:
- a CDS encoding LamG-like jellyroll fold domain-containing protein has translation MSSPLAARLRRTLALAVGTALTAALAPLAGPAAPAAAAPACFDARPDTPVASATARRCGQRVEITAQRTETSQTYARPDGGYTTEISVEPRWSHRPDGSWTPIDTTLAPAADGTVAPKASALPVAFSGGGTGPLATVRSGDKSLAVTWPGGALPAPVLSGDSATYPEVLPGVDLKVTATATGFAEVLVVKTRQAAKHPALAEVAFGLAAKGVTTRAADGGLTAVDADGDTVFTSPAPQMWDSADRADTAKLAQTPGRAAKRAVMRVRAASGRLTVTPDRTMVDAADTVYPLYIDPSWSGGLRNNNWAIVMSKYPESTGLSLTNASTKGGAGHGRVCDYDSNGNCLSTQYTVRSLFQLDTSGIRGHHVTKASFFIKQLWSWTCNPASNARLWRTENVANWENFSNLTWNYSNDWNKFRWYESTTAWASRRVDSAYGCSGPGDDEFDVTGWTANAAASGAWYLGLGLRADNENDTSQWKRFDAGTARLAVDYNDPPGSPDWLQVEGHDCATGANRPVVPTDTPRLSARAWDPDGDTMQLWLAAIKADATGAFTGAAVAGYQDYIANGTRGYWTTSKLDDGGVYAYRAQANDYGKGGAGPVTNLPGNCEFEVDTTDPVVPTVTGDVYTPGCDACGEIGRTGHFTFRSSPDVTHYRWGFGTAANDVWAAKTGDPVTVAWTPGDGATLQQNLVVVAVDRSGRTKDNTSARYQFTVRLPQPSLARWRLDDPATGLQNAQNPGTFDATLTGGTLGAAGRIPGGDTALSLTGAGYAATGGPVVDTRGSFTAAAWVKLTDSSATRVVLGQDGAHTAAFRLQYSTTCGGWQFALPAADTANPALTAACAAGAPLNTWTHLAAVYDSAAATMTLYVDGVQAAQVPAPAGRWTATGPLTIGRGRWNDAPNDYWKGSVADVQVWDRVVTAAEAAAAADGGITGDWQFGEPGKGPALDSSPYARDLLFIPNANVPVSGAGHTGTGLQLDGTGYAETGQAVATDQSFTVSAWVRLHAMPGWNAVVASQDGTVNSAFHLRYANFGGGTGRWAFTCLTPDSTSPAIVDAFATTNVAAADLNVWQHLVGVYDARAGQLKLYVNDVLQSTASCRVGAAAGKFAIGRGRWMSAVGDKFTGDIDEVKVYAAAVTPAKVLTVDGPRTGNVRIEATTTCAAIPGGNIADPRGVITWTCDSSYSDQRFTYDPDTRSLTALGACVEAKDGVAAAGTQVRMGTCNGSAGQLWTYDPATQAFTALGLCLSTASGNTTIGDSLQLAACTGAAAQRWRMS, from the coding sequence ATGTCCTCACCCCTTGCTGCCCGCCTGCGGCGGACGCTGGCGCTGGCGGTCGGCACCGCGCTGACCGCCGCGCTCGCGCCGCTGGCCGGCCCGGCGGCCCCCGCCGCGGCCGCGCCCGCCTGCTTCGACGCCCGCCCCGACACCCCGGTCGCGAGCGCCACCGCCCGCCGCTGCGGCCAGCGGGTCGAGATCACCGCGCAGCGCACCGAGACCTCCCAGACGTACGCCCGCCCCGACGGCGGCTACACCACCGAGATCTCCGTCGAACCGCGCTGGTCGCACCGCCCCGACGGCTCCTGGACCCCGATCGACACCACCCTGGCCCCCGCCGCCGACGGCACCGTCGCGCCGAAGGCGTCCGCGCTGCCGGTGGCCTTCTCCGGCGGCGGCACCGGGCCCCTGGCCACCGTCCGCTCCGGCGACAAGTCCCTCGCCGTGACCTGGCCGGGCGGCGCGCTGCCCGCGCCGGTCCTGTCCGGCGACAGCGCCACCTACCCCGAGGTGCTGCCCGGGGTGGACCTGAAGGTCACCGCCACCGCGACCGGCTTCGCCGAGGTGCTGGTCGTCAAGACCCGTCAGGCCGCCAAGCACCCGGCCCTGGCCGAGGTCGCGTTCGGGCTGGCCGCCAAGGGCGTCACCACCCGCGCCGCCGACGGGGGCCTGACCGCCGTCGACGCCGACGGCGACACCGTGTTCACCTCGCCCGCCCCGCAGATGTGGGACTCGGCCGACCGCGCCGACACCGCCAAGCTCGCGCAGACCCCGGGCCGCGCCGCCAAGCGGGCCGTCATGCGGGTCCGGGCCGCCTCCGGCAGGCTGACCGTCACCCCGGACCGGACCATGGTCGACGCGGCCGACACCGTCTACCCGCTCTACATCGACCCGTCCTGGTCCGGCGGCCTGCGCAACAACAACTGGGCCATCGTGATGAGCAAGTACCCCGAGTCCACCGGCCTGTCGCTGACCAACGCCAGCACCAAGGGCGGCGCCGGGCACGGCCGCGTCTGCGACTACGACAGCAACGGCAACTGCCTGTCCACCCAGTACACCGTGCGCAGCCTGTTCCAGCTCGACACCAGCGGCATCCGCGGCCACCACGTCACCAAGGCGTCGTTCTTCATCAAGCAGCTGTGGTCATGGACCTGCAACCCGGCCTCCAACGCGAGGCTGTGGCGCACCGAGAACGTCGCCAACTGGGAGAACTTCTCCAACCTGACCTGGAACTACTCCAACGACTGGAACAAGTTCCGCTGGTACGAGTCCACCACCGCCTGGGCCAGCCGCCGCGTCGACAGCGCCTACGGCTGCTCCGGCCCCGGTGACGACGAGTTCGACGTCACCGGCTGGACCGCCAACGCCGCCGCGAGCGGCGCCTGGTACCTCGGCCTGGGCCTGCGCGCCGACAACGAGAACGACACCAGCCAGTGGAAGCGGTTCGACGCCGGCACCGCCCGGCTGGCCGTCGACTACAACGACCCGCCCGGCTCCCCGGACTGGCTCCAGGTCGAAGGCCATGACTGCGCCACCGGCGCCAACCGGCCCGTCGTGCCGACCGACACCCCGCGCCTGTCGGCCCGCGCCTGGGACCCCGACGGCGACACCATGCAGCTGTGGCTGGCCGCGATCAAGGCCGACGCCACCGGCGCCTTCACCGGCGCGGCCGTCGCCGGCTACCAGGACTACATCGCCAACGGCACCCGCGGCTACTGGACCACCTCCAAACTCGACGACGGCGGCGTCTACGCCTACCGCGCCCAGGCCAACGACTACGGCAAGGGCGGCGCCGGGCCGGTCACCAACCTGCCCGGCAACTGCGAGTTCGAGGTCGACACCACCGACCCGGTCGTCCCGACAGTCACCGGCGACGTGTACACCCCGGGCTGCGACGCCTGCGGCGAGATCGGCCGCACCGGGCACTTCACCTTCCGCAGCTCGCCCGACGTCACCCACTACCGGTGGGGCTTCGGCACCGCTGCCAACGACGTGTGGGCGGCCAAGACCGGCGACCCGGTGACGGTGGCGTGGACCCCCGGCGACGGCGCCACGCTCCAGCAGAACCTCGTCGTCGTCGCCGTCGACCGGTCCGGGCGCACCAAGGACAACACGTCGGCCAGATACCAGTTCACGGTACGGCTGCCGCAGCCGTCCCTGGCCCGCTGGCGCCTGGACGACCCCGCCACCGGCCTGCAGAACGCGCAGAACCCCGGCACCTTCGACGCCACCCTCACCGGCGGCACGCTCGGCGCCGCCGGGCGCATCCCCGGCGGGGACACCGCCCTGTCGCTGACCGGCGCCGGCTACGCCGCCACCGGCGGACCCGTGGTCGACACCAGGGGCAGCTTCACCGCCGCCGCCTGGGTGAAGCTCACCGACAGCAGCGCCACCCGGGTCGTGCTCGGCCAGGACGGCGCCCACACCGCCGCCTTCCGGTTGCAGTACTCCACCACCTGCGGCGGCTGGCAGTTCGCCCTGCCCGCCGCCGACACCGCCAACCCCGCGCTGACGGCCGCCTGCGCCGCCGGGGCACCGCTCAACACCTGGACCCACCTGGCCGCCGTGTACGACTCCGCCGCCGCGACCATGACCCTGTACGTCGACGGCGTCCAGGCCGCCCAGGTCCCGGCACCGGCCGGGCGCTGGACCGCCACCGGCCCGCTCACCATCGGCCGGGGCCGCTGGAACGACGCCCCCAACGACTACTGGAAGGGCTCCGTCGCCGACGTTCAGGTCTGGGACCGGGTCGTCACCGCCGCCGAGGCCGCCGCGGCCGCCGACGGCGGGATCACCGGCGACTGGCAGTTCGGCGAACCCGGCAAGGGCCCCGCGCTGGACTCCTCCCCGTACGCCCGCGACCTGCTGTTCATCCCCAACGCCAACGTGCCCGTCTCCGGCGCCGGGCACACCGGCACCGGGCTGCAACTCGACGGCACCGGCTACGCCGAGACCGGCCAGGCCGTCGCCACCGACCAGTCGTTCACCGTGTCGGCGTGGGTGCGGCTGCACGCCATGCCCGGCTGGAACGCGGTCGTGGCCAGCCAGGACGGCACCGTCAACAGCGCCTTCCACCTGCGCTACGCGAACTTCGGCGGCGGCACCGGCAGGTGGGCGTTCACCTGCCTCACCCCGGACAGCACCAGCCCGGCGATCGTCGACGCGTTCGCCACGACCAACGTCGCGGCCGCCGACCTGAACGTGTGGCAGCACCTGGTCGGCGTCTACGACGCCCGCGCCGGGCAGCTGAAGCTGTACGTCAACGACGTCCTGCAGAGCACGGCGTCGTGCCGGGTCGGGGCCGCCGCCGGCAAGTTCGCCATCGGCCGCGGCCGGTGGATGAGCGCGGTCGGCGACAAGTTCACCGGCGACATCGACGAGGTCAAGGTGTACGCCGCCGCGGTCACCCCCGCCAAGGTGCTCACCGTCGACGGGCCGCGCACCGGCAACGTCCGGATCGAGGCGACCACCACCTGCGCGGCGATCCCCGGCGGCAACATCGCCGACCCGCGCGGCGTCATCACCTGGACCTGCGACAGCAGCTACAGCGACCAGCGGTTCACCTACGACCCCGACACCCGGTCCCTGACGGCGCTGGGCGCCTGCGTCGAGGCCAAGGACGGCGTCGCCGCGGCGGGCACCCAGGTCCGGATGGGCACCTGCAACGGCAGCGCCGGGCAGCTGTGGACGTACGACCCGGCCACCCAGGCGTTCACCGCCCTGGGCCTGTGCCTGTCCACCGCGTCCGGCAACACCACCATCGGGGACAGCCTGCAACTGGCCGCCTGCACGGGCGCTGCCGCGCAGCGCTGGCGGATGAGCTGA
- a CDS encoding RHS repeat-associated core domain-containing protein: MSHPPRGSGRWTLALVLTLAASVTASLLGPPPAGAAPFHPGRAQHEKPVAGVRVPPRQLTRPRTGTPFTGAAPVWPGATTTDLDLAPALTAAAAPGFAPAAAPASRAGTAPVWVGPTAAGKAAPGKVRVQVYDHDTARRAGTDGLLLRVSGLTGGGAAKVAVDYSSFQWAYGADWSQRLRLSELPECALTTPELANCQPRPVASHNDAAARTVSATVTLAAPRQATSGNTVGTAADTAAPAGTLMALDAGPASSAGDYAATPLSSAATWTAGGSSGDFTWSYPMRSPPALGGPAPSVALSYTSSSVDGQMAATNNQPSWIGEGFEFDGGFIERKYRSCAEDMKNGANNTTKAGDLCWATDNATLSLSGHAGELLVDGSGGWHLRTDDGTRAEHRTGSANGARNGEYWVVTTTDGTQYWFGDKAATTLTVPVSGNHTGEPCHAAAFIDSFCTQAWRWNLDHVVDTRGNTMSYTWTKESGKYARNLKETDVVSYDRAAYLNRIDYGTRADRTETAPMQVVFDPADRCLADCGTHDAVHWPDVPWDQECTGSPCKHASPTFWTTKRLAKVTTRTGGRDVESWTLTHSFPNPGDGTRAGLWLDRISHRGLVGTAADLPDVVLTGVQLNNRVDTTTDGYAAMNWWRIKDIDTEYGGRTEITYSDRDCVAGSRMPDKDNLAGNTLRCYPTKWIPDGKTTPILDFFHKYVVVAVTESDLTNSGSTRKLTKYDYLGDPAWHYTDDDGLIGADYKTWSVWRGYGAVRETKGDPGEQTSAETRFFRGMGTTLPAAGAAPAVTDAEAYAGMTREKITYAGPGGAVVSAESNAPWQSDPRATRTVNGSTVESRRTGVAAAFTRTALDGGRADRTTSQTTVFDSYGEAVQTEDRGDDAVAGDETCELTDYVRNTTAWIVDKPSRTRTFAVDCARAQAGGLTDADVVGDERTSYDDKAFGTAPVKGLVTRSETLRAYHGGQPTYLAATSTYDAYGRILDAVDTRGNTTRTVYTPAAGGPLTQLDVTAPLGWKTTKTLDPAWGSTLVETDPNLRRTEWSYDGLGRTTAVWLPNRDRSAGQSASHTFTYLVRDNAPTVVTTRELTANGGYHAGSMLYDGLLRVRQSQDPDSAGGGNAVVVDNWYDSAGRASRATEPYLSDTPVGTALIRSTTVIPVATDSVYDGAARVTASIRLVNVPPNGSPGGTERWRTTTAYGGDRIDTTPPRGDTVTSKLTDTHGRTTELRQYHDGVAAGSTDPAGYDVTRYTYTAKDKLSRVTGPDGAHWDFGYDLFNNVVSTSDPDKGTATATFDDFGAELTTTDARGVTLAYTYDTIGRKTSVREGSATGPKRAEWVYDTLAYGQLTSATRYAGTDAYTQETLGLTADYQPTSVRYTVAGAAAGTYTYSYTYLADGSPYTVRTPALGDLKQETLKFGYDALGRPTTLRSGYGTAAETDLVTRTGYTSFGELGDYTLRNSNGNVVAVTRTYETDTRRLSQLWTSKQTSPTSVADLRYTWDDAGNITRLSEQVSGDTQCFRTDNLRRMTQAWTPASGDCATAPATAGLGGPAPYWQSFGYDKGGDRTSLVEHLAGGDRSTAYTVTAGTHRLDTATTGPTTSTWQYDAAGNTTSRPTGTTAQTLTWDREGHLDTVTDGTGTTSYVYDVDGARLTRTDPGGTTLYLPDQELRVTKAGAKTATRYYSHAGEQIGVRSGSGLTWLSGDHHGTAQLSITAVGQAVAVRRETPFGTLRATTGTWPAAMDKGFVGGTNDNTGLTHLGAREYDPGTGRFISVDPEFETADPQQLNAYTYSDNNPITLSDPAGTKWNWGKILKTAAVVVAVVAVIAVAIAVPAAIPAMAAAAGNAGLGALAGGATMGMAATAGVAAAAGEAAAAGAVVAGSGVIASTLYTAGKIASGYEQGDYPSGPVGTPRSPARRTPDASGGGAPDASGGVGPRPSGPVRPAFPGRAGRPDGASVISGHGDETGDRFRVPKGTYPVFGGPHRHAIWDSTGNLMERGFDVIYQAFRPGQFIQDYDVTWPDGLSLAGNPWIVDVPPDVPVRLSRLLRPNMGCVHLAFCRGPEWPVDFPSGPPSPPAPGAPPGNLGGWNRGHSRYTEGKE; encoded by the coding sequence ATGTCACACCCACCGCGGGGCAGCGGGCGGTGGACGCTCGCGCTCGTGCTCACCCTCGCGGCGAGCGTCACCGCGTCCCTGCTCGGGCCGCCGCCCGCCGGCGCGGCCCCGTTCCACCCCGGCCGGGCCCAGCACGAGAAGCCGGTCGCGGGCGTACGCGTCCCGCCGCGCCAGCTCACCCGGCCCCGCACCGGCACCCCGTTCACCGGTGCCGCCCCCGTGTGGCCGGGCGCCACCACCACCGACCTCGATCTCGCCCCGGCGCTGACGGCCGCCGCCGCGCCCGGGTTCGCCCCGGCCGCCGCCCCGGCCTCCCGCGCGGGCACCGCGCCGGTGTGGGTCGGCCCGACCGCCGCGGGCAAGGCCGCCCCCGGCAAGGTCCGGGTGCAGGTCTACGACCACGACACCGCCCGCCGCGCGGGCACCGACGGGCTGCTGCTGCGCGTCTCCGGCCTGACCGGCGGCGGCGCCGCGAAGGTCGCGGTCGACTACTCGTCGTTCCAGTGGGCGTACGGCGCCGACTGGTCCCAGCGGCTGCGCCTGTCCGAGCTGCCCGAGTGCGCGCTGACCACCCCGGAGCTGGCGAACTGCCAGCCCCGCCCGGTCGCCTCGCACAACGACGCGGCCGCGCGCACCGTCTCGGCGACGGTCACGCTCGCGGCCCCGCGCCAGGCCACGTCCGGCAACACTGTCGGCACCGCCGCCGACACCGCCGCCCCGGCCGGCACCCTGATGGCCCTGGACGCGGGCCCGGCCAGCTCGGCGGGCGACTACGCGGCCACGCCGCTGTCGTCGGCGGCGACCTGGACCGCGGGCGGCAGCTCGGGTGACTTCACCTGGTCCTACCCGATGCGCAGCCCGCCCGCGCTCGGTGGCCCGGCGCCGTCGGTGGCCCTGTCCTACACCTCGTCCAGCGTCGACGGGCAGATGGCCGCCACCAACAACCAGCCCAGCTGGATCGGCGAGGGCTTCGAGTTCGACGGCGGCTTCATCGAGCGCAAGTACCGCAGCTGCGCCGAGGACATGAAGAACGGCGCCAACAACACCACCAAGGCCGGCGACCTGTGCTGGGCCACCGACAACGCGACCCTGTCGCTGTCCGGGCACGCCGGTGAGCTCCTCGTCGACGGGTCCGGGGGATGGCACCTGCGCACCGACGACGGCACCCGGGCCGAGCATCGGACCGGGTCGGCCAACGGCGCCCGCAACGGCGAGTACTGGGTGGTCACCACCACCGACGGCACGCAGTACTGGTTCGGCGACAAGGCCGCGACCACGCTGACCGTGCCGGTGTCGGGCAACCACACCGGCGAGCCGTGCCACGCCGCCGCGTTCATCGACTCCTTCTGCACCCAGGCCTGGCGCTGGAACCTCGACCACGTCGTCGACACCCGCGGCAACACCATGAGCTACACCTGGACCAAGGAGAGCGGCAAGTACGCCCGCAACCTCAAGGAGACCGACGTGGTCTCCTACGACCGCGCCGCGTACCTGAACCGGATCGACTACGGCACCCGCGCCGACCGCACCGAGACCGCGCCGATGCAGGTCGTGTTCGACCCGGCCGACCGCTGCCTGGCCGACTGCGGCACGCACGACGCCGTCCACTGGCCGGACGTGCCGTGGGACCAGGAGTGCACCGGCTCGCCGTGCAAGCACGCCTCGCCGACGTTCTGGACCACCAAGCGGCTGGCGAAGGTCACCACCCGCACCGGCGGCAGGGACGTCGAGTCCTGGACGCTGACCCACTCGTTCCCGAACCCGGGTGACGGCACCCGCGCGGGCCTGTGGCTGGACCGGATCTCGCACCGGGGCCTGGTCGGCACCGCCGCCGACCTGCCCGACGTGGTCCTCACCGGCGTGCAGCTCAACAACCGCGTCGACACCACCACCGACGGCTACGCCGCGATGAACTGGTGGCGGATCAAGGACATCGACACCGAGTACGGCGGCCGTACCGAGATCACCTACTCCGACCGGGACTGCGTCGCGGGCAGCCGCATGCCGGACAAGGACAACCTGGCCGGCAACACCCTGCGCTGCTACCCGACGAAGTGGATCCCGGACGGCAAGACCACCCCGATCCTGGACTTCTTCCACAAGTACGTCGTCGTCGCGGTCACCGAGTCCGACCTGACGAACTCCGGTTCCACCCGCAAGCTCACGAAGTACGACTACCTCGGCGACCCGGCCTGGCACTACACCGACGACGACGGCCTGATCGGCGCCGACTACAAGACCTGGTCGGTGTGGCGCGGCTACGGCGCCGTCCGCGAGACCAAGGGCGACCCGGGGGAGCAGACCTCCGCCGAGACCCGCTTCTTCCGCGGCATGGGCACCACGCTGCCCGCGGCCGGGGCCGCCCCGGCGGTCACCGACGCGGAGGCGTACGCGGGCATGACCCGCGAGAAGATCACCTACGCCGGGCCCGGCGGCGCGGTCGTCTCGGCCGAGTCGAACGCCCCGTGGCAGTCCGACCCCCGCGCCACCCGCACCGTCAACGGCAGCACCGTGGAGTCGCGGCGCACCGGCGTGGCCGCCGCCTTCACCCGCACCGCCCTCGACGGCGGCCGGGCCGACCGGACCACCAGCCAGACCACGGTCTTCGACAGCTACGGCGAGGCGGTCCAGACCGAGGACCGCGGTGACGACGCCGTCGCCGGGGACGAGACCTGCGAGCTCACCGACTACGTCCGCAACACCACCGCGTGGATCGTCGACAAGCCGTCGCGCACCCGTACCTTCGCCGTCGACTGCGCCCGCGCGCAGGCCGGGGGCCTGACCGACGCCGACGTCGTCGGCGACGAGCGCACCTCCTACGACGACAAGGCGTTCGGCACCGCGCCGGTCAAGGGCCTGGTCACCCGGTCGGAGACACTGCGGGCGTACCACGGCGGCCAGCCGACCTATCTCGCCGCCACCAGCACCTACGACGCCTACGGCCGCATCCTGGACGCCGTCGACACCCGGGGCAACACCACCCGCACGGTCTACACCCCGGCGGCGGGCGGCCCGCTCACCCAGCTCGACGTCACCGCGCCGCTGGGCTGGAAGACGACCAAGACCCTCGACCCCGCCTGGGGCTCGACCCTGGTCGAGACCGACCCCAACCTGCGCCGCACCGAATGGAGCTACGACGGGCTGGGCCGCACCACGGCGGTGTGGCTGCCCAACCGCGACCGCTCCGCCGGTCAGAGCGCCAGCCACACCTTCACCTACCTGGTCCGCGACAACGCGCCGACGGTGGTGACCACCCGCGAGCTGACCGCGAACGGCGGCTACCACGCCGGATCGATGCTCTACGACGGCCTGCTGCGGGTGCGGCAGAGCCAGGACCCCGACTCCGCCGGCGGCGGCAACGCGGTCGTCGTCGACAACTGGTACGACAGCGCCGGGCGCGCCAGCCGGGCCACCGAGCCGTACCTGTCGGACACGCCGGTGGGCACCGCCCTGATCCGGTCCACCACCGTGATCCCGGTCGCCACCGACTCCGTCTACGACGGCGCGGCCCGCGTCACCGCCTCGATCCGCCTGGTCAACGTGCCGCCCAACGGCAGCCCCGGCGGCACCGAGCGCTGGCGCACCACCACCGCGTACGGCGGTGACCGCATCGACACGACCCCGCCCAGGGGCGACACGGTCACCTCGAAGCTCACCGACACGCACGGCCGCACCACCGAGCTGCGCCAGTACCACGACGGCGTCGCCGCCGGCTCGACCGACCCGGCCGGCTACGACGTCACCCGCTACACCTACACCGCCAAGGACAAGCTGTCCCGGGTCACCGGCCCGGACGGCGCGCACTGGGACTTCGGCTACGACCTGTTCAACAACGTGGTGTCCACGTCCGACCCGGACAAGGGCACCGCCACGGCGACGTTCGACGACTTCGGCGCCGAGCTCACCACCACCGACGCCCGCGGCGTGACGCTGGCCTACACGTACGACACGATCGGCCGCAAGACCAGTGTGCGCGAAGGGTCGGCGACCGGGCCCAAGCGGGCCGAATGGGTCTACGACACGCTCGCCTACGGGCAGCTCACCTCGGCGACGAGGTACGCCGGGACCGACGCCTACACGCAGGAGACGCTCGGGCTCACCGCCGACTACCAGCCCACCAGCGTCCGGTACACGGTCGCGGGCGCCGCGGCGGGCACCTACACCTACAGCTACACGTACCTGGCCGACGGCTCGCCGTACACGGTGCGCACGCCCGCGCTCGGCGACCTCAAGCAGGAGACGCTGAAGTTCGGCTACGACGCCCTGGGGCGGCCGACCACGCTGCGCTCGGGCTACGGCACCGCGGCCGAGACCGACCTGGTGACCCGGACCGGGTACACCTCCTTCGGCGAGCTCGGCGACTACACCCTGCGCAACAGCAACGGCAACGTCGTCGCGGTCACCCGCACCTATGAGACCGACACCCGGCGGCTCTCGCAGCTGTGGACGTCGAAGCAGACGTCGCCGACCTCGGTCGCCGACCTGCGCTACACCTGGGACGACGCCGGGAACATCACCCGGCTGTCCGAGCAGGTCTCCGGCGACACCCAGTGCTTCCGCACCGACAACCTGCGGCGGATGACGCAGGCGTGGACCCCGGCGAGCGGCGACTGCGCCACCGCGCCGGCCACGGCCGGGCTGGGCGGACCGGCGCCGTACTGGCAGTCGTTCGGCTATGACAAGGGCGGCGACCGCACGTCGCTGGTCGAGCACCTGGCCGGGGGCGACCGGAGCACGGCGTACACGGTCACGGCGGGCACCCACCGCCTCGACACCGCCACCACCGGGCCGACCACCTCGACCTGGCAGTACGACGCCGCGGGCAACACCACCAGCCGCCCGACCGGCACCACCGCGCAGACCCTCACCTGGGACCGCGAGGGCCACCTCGACACCGTCACCGACGGCACCGGCACCACCTCGTACGTCTACGACGTCGACGGCGCCCGGCTGACCCGCACCGACCCCGGCGGCACCACCCTGTACCTGCCCGACCAGGAACTCCGGGTCACCAAGGCCGGGGCCAAGACCGCCACCCGCTACTACAGCCACGCCGGCGAGCAGATCGGGGTCCGGTCCGGCAGCGGCCTGACCTGGCTGTCCGGTGACCACCACGGCACCGCGCAGCTGTCGATCACGGCGGTCGGCCAGGCCGTGGCGGTCCGGCGGGAGACCCCGTTCGGCACGCTGCGCGCCACCACCGGCACCTGGCCCGCGGCCATGGACAAGGGCTTCGTCGGTGGCACCAACGACAACACCGGCCTGACCCACCTCGGCGCCCGCGAGTACGACCCGGGCACCGGACGGTTCATCTCGGTCGACCCCGAGTTCGAGACGGCCGACCCGCAGCAGCTCAACGCGTACACGTACAGCGACAACAACCCGATCACGCTGTCCGACCCGGCCGGCACCAAGTGGAACTGGGGCAAGATCCTCAAGACCGCCGCGGTGGTGGTCGCGGTCGTCGCGGTGATCGCGGTCGCGATCGCGGTCCCGGCGGCGATCCCGGCCATGGCCGCGGCGGCGGGCAACGCCGGTCTCGGCGCCCTGGCCGGTGGCGCCACCATGGGCATGGCCGCCACCGCCGGAGTCGCGGCGGCGGCGGGCGAAGCGGCGGCGGCCGGGGCCGTCGTGGCCGGGTCCGGGGTCATCGCCAGCACCCTGTACACCGCAGGCAAGATCGCCAGCGGCTACGAGCAGGGCGACTACCCGTCCGGCCCGGTCGGCACCCCGCGCTCACCCGCCCGCCGGACGCCCGATGCGTCAGGCGGTGGTGCGCCGGACGCCTCCGGCGGTGTCGGACCACGCCCGAGCGGCCCGGTCCGCCCGGCGTTCCCCGGCCGAGCGGGCCGTCCCGACGGCGCGTCGGTGATCAGCGGGCACGGCGACGAGACCGGCGACCGCTTCCGGGTGCCCAAGGGCACCTACCCGGTCTTCGGCGGTCCGCACCGCCACGCGATCTGGGACTCGACGGGCAACCTGATGGAGCGTGGCTTCGACGTCATCTACCAGGCATTCCGGCCTGGGCAGTTCATCCAGGACTACGATGTGACCTGGCCGGACGGTCTGAGCCTGGCCGGCAACCCGTGGATCGTCGACGTCCCGCCGGACGTACCGGTCCGGCTGTCGCGACTGCTGCGGCCGAACATGGGATGCGTCCACCTCGCGTTCTGCCGGGGTCCTGAATGGCCGGTCGACTTCCCCTCCGGGCCGCCGTCGCCACCGGCACCAGGCGCTCCGCCCGGCAACCTGGGCGGCTGGAACCGGGGTCACAGCCGGTACACGGAGGGCAAGGAATGA